Genomic window (Pyramidobacter piscolens W5455):
TCGACGACGACGACGACGCGCGATTTTTTTGTCGGAAATTTCTTCGGTTCACGAATCGAGGATACTTTTTTGCAGCCGGGCGGCGGCTTTCTGAAGAACGTGGCGCAACGCTTCGAACTGCGGCGCCACGGAATCTTTCGCGCCGCCGATGGCCAACACCGCAAGGACCGTCCCGTCGGGATTCAGGATCGGCACCGCCGCTTCGGCGGTTTCCGGCACCAGTTCTTCGACGCTGACGGCATAACGCTTCTCTCTGATCTTGTCGATCTCCGCCAGCAGCTCTTTGGAGCCGGTGATCGTCGCGGCCGTGTAGCTTTTCGGTTCGGAATAGACGATGTATTTCTGCAGCGGCTCGGGCGCGAAGGCCAACAGCGCCTTGCCCGCCGCGCCGGCGTGCAGGTCGAACAGCTTCGCACGACGGCCCGCGAGCGCGGGCGCGTCCTCGGGCAAAGACGCGGCGACGCCGAGACCGCTGAACCCGTCGAGCGTGCACAGAGACACGCTCTGCCCGGTCTGATTGCACAACGTCTTCAGCAGTTCCTGGGACTGGTTGACCAACGCCAGACGAAGCGCCCAGCCGTTCGACTGCCCAAGCAGCTTGTAACCGATCCGATAGCCCTGCGTCCTTTTGTCCTGCGCGACCCAACCGTTCTCTTCCATTCCTGACAAAAAGCGTTGGACCGTGCTCTTGGGGATTCCCGTCCGCATCCCCAGCTCGCGGACGCCAAGCTCGCCGCCGTCGGCAAGCAGCGTCTCGATGAGCGCCATGATGTTGCGCGTAGAATTCATGGAACCTGCTCCTCTCTCGCTCTGAAAAATTGCCATGCACATTCTATGATTTCTATGATCAAAATATAGCATTTCACAGACATAACTGTCAAGCGCGCCGCAGGAGGTTTTCAACACCGGACAGCCGACGCACGGCAAAGATTTTTACATTATAGAACTTTCCGGAGCGTTTTCCACAAAGTATATCGATTTCCGCCCTGTTTTCAGCATGATACATACCTTGCGGAAATATAAAAAATAAAAATTTCGTTCAAAAAAGAGCAATGCGCCCGCGCATTTCATCCGTCGCGATTTCGGGACGGCAGGATCGCGAAGCGCACTTCGCCGCCGATCTCGCGCGCCGGCTCCGCGGCGCTGGGCATGGAAGCGCGCAGCTTCTGCCCCTGCCAGTCGATGATCCAGTTCGCCGACGCGCCGAGGAACGTGCGCGAAACCAGCCGGCCGCAGAACGGCCCGTCCGCCGCGACGGAGATCTGATCGGGGCGGAGCAGCGCGCGTTTTCCTTCCAGCGTCACGGGGAAGGCGTCGCCGATAAAGTCGGCGGCGAAGTCGCCGCGCGGCGAAAAATAGACCTCTTCGGGCGTGCCGACCTGTACGAGCCGACCGCCCCGCATCAGCGCCACGCGGTCGGAGATCGACAGGGCCTCTTCCTGGTCGTGCGTGACGTACAGCGCCGTGATGCCGAACGCCTTTTGCAGCGAGCGAATCTCAGAGCGCATGCGCACGCGCAGCCGCGCGTCAAGGCTCGAGAGCGGCTCGTCGAGCAGCAGCACCCGGGGATTGAGGATCAGCGCCCGCGCCAGCGCGACGCGCTGCTGCTGGCCGCCGGACAGTTCCTGCACGCGCGATCTTTGACAGCCGTCCAGACCGACGCGCCCCAACATTTCCGCCGCGCGCCGCAGCCGCTCCGCGCGCGGAGTTCCGCGCACGCGCAGCCCGTAGGCGACGTTTTCCTCCACGCTCATGTGGGGGAACAGCGCGTGGCTCTGAAACACGGTGGCCGTGGGGCGCTCTTCCGGCGGCAGCGTCGAGACGTCGCGCCCGTCAAGTATGACGCGCCCCGAATCGGGAAACAAAAATCCGCCGGCGATCTGCAGCGTCGTCGTCTTGCCGCAGCCGGACGGTCCCAGCAGCGTCAGCAGCTCGCCCTTTTTCAGCGCCAGCGAAACGCCGTCGAGGGCTTTCGCCGCGCCGTAACTGAACGACACGTTCTCGAATGAAAGCATTCAGCCTCTCCTTTCGCTGACTTCCCACGCCAGCGCGTTGACCGCCAGGATCGCCGCGATCAGCAGCGAGGCCATGGCCGAAGCGTCGCCGTACTTGCCGCTGTTGATCGACTCGAACAGCTCCACCGAAGCCACGCGTGCGTAGGGACTGACCAGAAAAATGATCGGCCCGGTGCTGGTCATGGCGGCGCTGAAAGCGTTGATGAACGATACCAGCATAAACGGACGCAGTAGCGGCAGCAGCATGTTGCGCAGCACACGTCCCTGGCCGCCGCCGAGGTCGCGCACGGCCAGCTCCAGCTCGGGATTGATTTGAGCCAGTCCCGCCTGCGCCGACCACGTCGACGGCGAAAGCTGGCGGAACAGACAGTTCATGGCGATCAGGAAGCCGGCCGGGACCTCCCACGGCAGCGACGACGACACCAGCAGATAGCCCACGCCGAAGAACGTTCCCGGCACAAGGTAAGGTAGCTCGATCAGCATGCGCGCGCCGCGGCGCAGCGCCGTGGGCGAACGTTCGAGCAGGCGCGCCAGCACCGCGCCCAGCACGGCGCCGCCCAGCCCCGCTGCGACGGAACAAATCAGACTGCGAGCGAATCCGTTGCCGCTGAAGTTCCACAGGCTGCGCAGGTG
Coding sequences:
- a CDS encoding ABC transporter ATP-binding protein, with the translated sequence MLSFENVSFSYGAAKALDGVSLALKKGELLTLLGPSGCGKTTTLQIAGGFLFPDSGRVILDGRDVSTLPPEERPTATVFQSHALFPHMSVEENVAYGLRVRGTPRAERLRRAAEMLGRVGLDGCQRSRVQELSGGQQQRVALARALILNPRVLLLDEPLSSLDARLRVRMRSEIRSLQKAFGITALYVTHDQEEALSISDRVALMRGGRLVQVGTPEEVYFSPRGDFAADFIGDAFPVTLEGKRALLRPDQISVAADGPFCGRLVSRTFLGASANWIIDWQGQKLRASMPSAAEPAREIGGEVRFAILPSRNRDG
- a CDS encoding IclR family transcriptional regulator, whose protein sequence is MNSTRNIMALIETLLADGGELGVRELGMRTGIPKSTVQRFLSGMEENGWVAQDKRTQGYRIGYKLLGQSNGWALRLALVNQSQELLKTLCNQTGQSVSLCTLDGFSGLGVAASLPEDAPALAGRRAKLFDLHAGAAGKALLAFAPEPLQKYIVYSEPKSYTAATITGSKELLAEIDKIREKRYAVSVEELVPETAEAAVPILNPDGTVLAVLAIGGAKDSVAPQFEALRHVLQKAAARLQKSILDS